A portion of the Stigmatella aurantiaca DW4/3-1 genome contains these proteins:
- the fabI gene encoding enoyl-ACP reductase FabI, with amino-acid sequence MLLQGKKILITGVLTPQSIAYGIAEHALAQGADIILTGFGRARSLTERSAKRLKPGIEVLELDVSKPEDFAALTASLREKWGRVDGAVHSIAFAPEDALGGNFLNTPWESVQTAFRISTFSLKELAVAVAPLMPSGGSIVTLDFDNNIAWPIYDWMGVCKAALEATVRYLARDLGPKGIRVNALAAGPLSTVAAKGIPGFKSLEQAWSRQAPLGWDVRNSHETVGRTACALLSDWLPSTTGEQVHVDGGYHSIGAPPVDPSQDDPPEAKPAPTGE; translated from the coding sequence ATGCTGCTGCAGGGTAAGAAGATCCTCATCACCGGTGTCCTCACCCCCCAGTCGATCGCCTATGGCATCGCCGAGCATGCCCTGGCCCAGGGTGCGGACATCATCCTGACCGGCTTCGGCCGCGCCCGCTCCCTCACGGAGCGCAGCGCCAAGCGCCTCAAGCCCGGGATCGAAGTGCTCGAGCTGGACGTGTCCAAGCCGGAGGACTTCGCGGCCCTGACCGCCTCTCTGCGCGAGAAGTGGGGCCGTGTGGACGGCGCCGTGCACTCGATTGCCTTCGCGCCCGAGGACGCCCTGGGGGGCAATTTTCTCAACACCCCCTGGGAGAGCGTCCAGACCGCGTTTCGCATCTCCACGTTCTCCCTGAAGGAACTCGCGGTGGCGGTGGCCCCCTTGATGCCTTCGGGGGGCTCTATCGTTACACTGGATTTTGACAACAACATTGCATGGCCCATTTATGATTGGATGGGGGTGTGCAAGGCCGCGCTGGAGGCCACCGTTCGCTACCTGGCCCGGGACCTGGGGCCCAAGGGCATTCGCGTCAACGCCCTGGCGGCCGGTCCCTTGTCCACGGTGGCCGCCAAGGGAATTCCGGGGTTCAAGTCCCTGGAGCAGGCCTGGAGCCGGCAGGCGCCGCTGGGCTGGGATGTCCGCAACAGCCATGAGACGGTGGGACGCACCGCCTGCGCCCTGCTGTCGGACTGGCTGCCCTCCACCACCGGTGAACAGGTTCACGTGGACGGGGGCTACCACTCCATCGGGGCCCCCCCGGTGGACCCGTCGCAGGATGACCCGCCGGAGGCGAAACCCGCGCCGACAGGCGAGTAG
- a CDS encoding DUSAM domain-containing protein, with the protein MSDALNWDDVRELAKRVFDAGELLLLSDEVLVILRRTAREVAIDAEEAEQALRTVPEATVLLGKMARRIRDGSHRLSRALVQMHRLRDAGDLEGARQQMREVLAVEGVPHYREIVEGQLAEMDELP; encoded by the coding sequence GTGTCCGACGCCCTCAACTGGGATGATGTGCGGGAACTGGCAAAGCGGGTTTTTGATGCAGGTGAGCTACTTCTTCTATCCGATGAGGTTCTCGTCATTCTGCGACGCACCGCTCGTGAGGTAGCAATCGACGCCGAAGAGGCGGAGCAGGCTCTTCGCACGGTGCCGGAAGCAACCGTTCTGCTGGGGAAGATGGCACGGCGAATCCGCGACGGTTCACATCGGCTCTCACGTGCTCTGGTACAGATGCATCGTCTTCGGGACGCGGGAGACCTCGAGGGGGCGCGGCAGCAGATGCGAGAGGTACTCGCTGTGGAGGGGGTTCCGCACTATCGGGAGATTGTCGAAGGTCAGTTGGCGGAAATGGATGAACTGCCATGA
- a CDS encoding 2-oxoglutarate dehydrogenase E1 component encodes MANFQDTYLSGANIDFIEGLYARYLQDPSSVDPSWRDLFENSNGAGRPIFSKTLLEAPLPAAAPPGKNGHGKQAAAAATPVAAAPAAGPSAAALAQDMRLQSRVDQTITAFRLRGHLRATLDPLRRPRAPLEHVADMPMVDEKHFSAQEMEQSVESGNVFPDARVKVSQLLQRLRSTYAGSIGVEFMHMLDSERRRWLLKRMEHSENRTPFTQDEQRHILTKLSYAEGFEHFLHTKYVGVKRFSLDGGESLIPMMDAILEVGGGMGLREVVIGMAHRGRLNVLTNILHKSPDQIFSEFEGPADPKAYMGRGDVKYHMGFSSDHTTRAGTNIHLSLAFNPSHLEAVDPVVEGRVRAKQDRGGDKERTRVMPLLIHGDAAFMGQGVISETLNLSRLKGYETGGTLHIVINNQVGFTTDPHDSRSSIYATAIAQMLDVPVFHVNGDDPEACVHVARLVAEYRQTFKSDAVIDLICYRRYGHNEGDDPSFTQPAMYELIRKQPTVRTLYAQSLAETQRIPAEQSEDIKQRCLKDFDEALNRIKQARQFKEPSALEGLWKPYKGGSYTHAAQVPTAVDKAQLREALRKLAVAPEGFNVHPVVERTVLKKRQSMLESEELLWSEGEALAYATLLSQGHTVRLSGQDSERGTFSHRHAVLHDVKTGARFVPLSQFPTGRASFQVYNSPLSEMGVMGFEYGYSLDVPDGLTLWEAQFGDFANGAQIIIDQFIAAGESKWRRLSGLTLLLPHGYEGQGPEHSSARLERFLSLCAEDNIQVCYPTTPAQIFHLLRRQVVRPYRKPLVIMSPKSLLRRPEAVSKLDELATGQFQEVILDRKDIAPEGVTRLLLCSGKVYYDLIKARDEQQALNVAIVRLEQLYPFPFEAVSRLVASLPKLTELFWVQEEPRNAGGWYFMFPRLHDVASSHASGPVKVGYIGRAEAASPATGFTKTHDYEQNLIVEEAILRGTKNGR; translated from the coding sequence ATGGCGAATTTCCAGGACACGTACCTCTCCGGCGCCAACATCGACTTCATCGAAGGTCTGTACGCCCGTTACCTGCAGGATCCCTCGAGCGTGGATCCCAGCTGGCGCGACCTCTTCGAGAACAGCAACGGTGCGGGCCGACCCATCTTTAGCAAGACGCTGCTCGAGGCCCCTCTCCCCGCGGCCGCGCCCCCGGGCAAGAACGGCCACGGCAAGCAGGCCGCCGCGGCGGCCACCCCCGTGGCCGCGGCCCCCGCCGCCGGGCCCAGCGCCGCGGCGCTCGCGCAGGACATGCGCCTGCAGTCCCGCGTGGACCAGACGATTACCGCCTTCCGGCTCCGGGGGCACCTGCGCGCCACGCTGGATCCGCTGCGCAGGCCCCGCGCGCCCCTGGAGCACGTGGCGGACATGCCCATGGTGGACGAGAAGCACTTCTCCGCCCAGGAGATGGAGCAGAGCGTCGAGTCCGGCAACGTCTTCCCCGACGCGCGCGTGAAGGTGTCTCAGCTGCTCCAGCGGCTGCGCAGCACCTATGCCGGCTCCATCGGCGTCGAGTTCATGCACATGCTCGACAGCGAGCGGCGCCGCTGGCTGCTCAAGCGCATGGAGCACAGCGAGAACCGCACGCCGTTCACGCAGGACGAGCAGCGCCACATCCTCACCAAGCTCTCCTACGCGGAGGGCTTCGAGCACTTCCTGCACACCAAGTACGTGGGCGTGAAGCGCTTCAGCCTGGATGGCGGCGAGAGCCTCATCCCCATGATGGACGCCATCCTCGAGGTGGGCGGCGGCATGGGGCTCCGGGAGGTCGTCATCGGCATGGCCCACCGCGGCCGCCTCAACGTGCTGACGAACATCCTGCACAAGAGCCCGGACCAGATCTTCAGCGAGTTCGAGGGCCCGGCCGACCCCAAGGCGTACATGGGGCGTGGCGACGTGAAGTACCACATGGGCTTCTCCTCGGACCACACCACGCGCGCGGGCACCAACATCCACCTGTCGCTGGCCTTCAACCCCAGCCACCTGGAGGCGGTGGACCCGGTGGTGGAGGGGCGCGTGCGCGCCAAGCAGGACCGCGGCGGGGACAAGGAGCGCACGCGGGTGATGCCGCTGCTCATCCACGGGGACGCGGCCTTCATGGGCCAGGGCGTCATCTCCGAGACGCTCAACCTCTCGCGCCTCAAGGGCTACGAGACGGGCGGCACCCTGCACATCGTCATCAACAACCAGGTGGGCTTCACCACCGATCCGCACGACTCGCGCTCTTCCATCTACGCCACCGCCATCGCGCAGATGCTGGATGTGCCCGTCTTCCACGTGAACGGGGATGACCCGGAGGCGTGCGTGCACGTGGCGCGGCTGGTGGCCGAGTACCGGCAGACCTTCAAGAGCGACGCCGTCATCGACCTCATCTGCTATCGCCGCTACGGCCACAACGAGGGCGATGACCCCTCGTTCACCCAGCCGGCCATGTACGAACTCATCCGCAAGCAGCCCACGGTGCGGACGCTCTACGCCCAGTCGTTGGCCGAGACCCAACGCATCCCCGCCGAGCAGTCCGAGGACATCAAGCAGCGCTGCCTCAAGGACTTCGACGAGGCCCTCAACCGCATCAAGCAAGCGCGCCAGTTCAAGGAGCCCAGCGCGCTCGAGGGCCTGTGGAAGCCCTACAAGGGCGGCTCGTACACCCACGCCGCGCAGGTGCCCACCGCGGTGGACAAGGCCCAACTGCGCGAGGCCCTGCGCAAGCTGGCCGTGGCGCCCGAGGGCTTCAACGTCCACCCCGTCGTCGAGCGCACGGTGCTCAAGAAGCGCCAGTCCATGCTGGAGAGCGAAGAGCTGCTCTGGTCCGAGGGCGAGGCGCTTGCCTACGCGACGCTCTTGAGCCAGGGCCACACGGTGCGCCTGTCCGGCCAGGACAGCGAGCGCGGCACCTTCAGCCACCGCCACGCCGTGCTGCACGACGTGAAGACGGGCGCGCGCTTCGTGCCGCTCTCGCAGTTCCCCACCGGGCGTGCCTCCTTCCAGGTCTACAACAGCCCCCTGTCCGAGATGGGCGTGATGGGCTTCGAGTACGGCTACAGCCTGGACGTGCCAGACGGGCTCACCCTGTGGGAGGCCCAGTTCGGTGACTTCGCCAACGGCGCGCAGATCATCATCGACCAGTTCATCGCCGCCGGAGAGAGCAAGTGGCGCCGGCTGTCCGGGCTGACGCTGCTCCTGCCCCACGGCTACGAGGGCCAGGGCCCGGAGCACTCCAGCGCCCGCCTGGAGCGCTTCCTCAGCCTGTGCGCCGAGGACAACATCCAGGTGTGCTACCCCACCACGCCGGCGCAGATCTTCCACCTGCTGCGCCGCCAGGTGGTGCGCCCCTACCGCAAGCCGCTCGTCATCATGTCGCCCAAGAGCCTGCTGCGCCGCCCCGAGGCGGTGAGCAAGCTGGACGAGCTGGCCACCGGCCAGTTCCAGGAAGTCATCCTCGACCGCAAGGACATCGCCCCCGAGGGCGTGACGCGGCTGCTGCTGTGCTCCGGCAAGGTCTATTACGATCTCATCAAGGCCCGGGACGAGCAGCAGGCCCTCAACGTCGCCATCGTCCGCCTGGAGCAGCTCTACCCCTTCCCGTTCGAGGCCGTGTCGCGCCTCGTGGCCAGCCTCCCGAAGCTCACCGAGCTGTTCTGGGTGCAGGAGGAGCCGCGCAACGCGGGCGGCTGGTATTTCATGTTCCCCCGCCTGCACGACGTGGCATCTTCGCATGCCAGCGGTCCGGTGAAGGTGGGTTACATCGGGCGGGCGGAAGCCGCCAGCCCCGCCACCGGCTTCACCAAGACCCACGATTACGAGCAGAACCTCATCGTCGAGGAAGCCATCCTCCGAGGAACCAAGAATGGCCGTTGA
- a CDS encoding cold-shock protein, producing MATGTVKWFNDAKGFGFITQDGGGEDVFCHHTAINMDGFRTLQEGQKVQFDVARGPKGLQAQNVRAA from the coding sequence ATGGCAACTGGTACCGTGAAGTGGTTCAACGACGCGAAGGGCTTCGGTTTCATCACGCAAGACGGAGGTGGCGAGGACGTGTTTTGCCACCACACCGCCATCAACATGGACGGCTTCCGCACCCTCCAGGAGGGGCAGAAGGTCCAGTTTGATGTGGCCCGCGGCCCCAAGGGCCTCCAGGCCCAGAACGTGCGCGCTGCCTGA
- a CDS encoding UPF0489 family protein yields MDPEASLHLRLAGVIRLSLAGGRGPTDAWVFDPHRLALPCWACTLGATAPPALLVTLDRHLDVVPPQHPEAVPDRTAGLRALDEHARWSLDVRNYDHILAAMEAGLVGDALLIARARPRGAFAGGVYKDTRGREHRLVAVPTVDRAAEAFQSPAPGDLVRDVLEHTERVLLDVDLDCFTSPSDADPTTVLPWPRDVIREFLLPEGSGPFWDAVLEKTVALTLAREPHHCGGLLASGELFRDVAEVLFRELLHATPP; encoded by the coding sequence GTGGATCCTGAAGCGTCGTTGCACCTCCGGCTCGCCGGTGTCATCCGCCTGTCCCTCGCGGGGGGCCGGGGCCCCACGGATGCGTGGGTCTTTGATCCGCACCGGCTCGCCCTGCCTTGCTGGGCCTGCACGCTGGGGGCGACGGCGCCCCCCGCCTTGCTGGTGACGCTGGACCGGCACCTGGACGTGGTGCCGCCGCAGCACCCGGAGGCGGTCCCCGACCGGACGGCGGGCCTCCGGGCGCTGGATGAGCACGCCCGCTGGTCATTGGATGTGCGCAACTACGACCACATCCTCGCCGCGATGGAGGCGGGGCTGGTGGGGGACGCCCTCCTGATTGCCCGGGCCCGCCCCCGGGGAGCCTTCGCGGGGGGCGTATATAAGGATACGCGCGGCCGGGAACACCGGCTGGTGGCGGTGCCCACCGTGGACCGGGCGGCAGAGGCGTTTCAGTCCCCCGCCCCGGGCGACCTGGTCCGCGACGTGCTGGAACATACGGAGCGGGTGCTGCTGGACGTGGACCTCGACTGCTTCACCTCGCCCAGTGACGCGGATCCGACAACGGTGTTGCCCTGGCCCCGGGACGTCATCCGCGAATTCCTGCTGCCCGAGGGCTCTGGCCCCTTCTGGGACGCCGTGCTGGAAAAGACCGTGGCGCTCACGCTGGCCCGGGAGCCCCACCACTGCGGCGGGCTGCTCGCCTCGGGAGAGCTGTTCCGGGACGTCGCCGAGGTGCTGTTCCGCGAGCTGCTCCACGCCACGCCCCCCTGA
- a CDS encoding response regulator, which yields MSANILVVDDSPTVRNIIKIYLMNLRLSIIEAEDAARALQLLRLVPVSVVIADINMPGMDGITFVKELRAEAKPHLRGIPVILLTAEKGGDLRQRGAEAGANAFIQKPVSHHDLTETVRQYLPQAAP from the coding sequence GTGAGTGCCAACATCCTGGTGGTGGATGACAGCCCAACCGTCCGCAACATCATCAAGATTTACTTGATGAACCTCCGGCTCAGCATCATCGAGGCGGAGGATGCGGCGCGGGCGTTGCAGCTGTTACGGCTCGTGCCGGTGAGCGTCGTGATCGCGGATATCAACATGCCGGGCATGGACGGCATCACCTTCGTCAAGGAGCTTCGGGCCGAAGCCAAGCCTCACCTGCGCGGCATCCCCGTCATTCTCCTGACCGCGGAGAAGGGGGGGGACCTGCGGCAGCGAGGGGCGGAGGCGGGGGCCAATGCCTTCATCCAGAAGCCGGTGTCCCACCATGATCTGACCGAGACCGTCCGTCAGTACCTGCCCCAAGCCGCCCCGTGA
- the odhB gene encoding 2-oxoglutarate dehydrogenase complex dihydrolipoyllysine-residue succinyltransferase, which yields MAVELKVPPLGESITEAVISKWNKKQGESVAADEPLVVLETDKVTIDVPAPAAGALLSLAFKEGDKVRVGEVLGTIDAAGAAAAKPAASAAPAAPAAEASATEARTTPTARKVAEANNVDLAQLQGSGTAGRITKEDVLGQINKSTPAPAPSAPPAPSGPRANAAREERVRMTPLRKRVAERLIQAQSTAAILTTFNEVDMGEAMALRKKYNDKFQAKHGVKLGFMSLFVRASIEALKTFPQINAEIDGEDVVFKKYYDIGVAVSGSRGLVVPVVRDADTLSLADLEKRIGDYGTRARNDKLTLAELQGGTFTISNGGVFGSMLSTPILNPPQTGILGMHNIVDRAVVKDGQIVVRPIMYVALSYDHRLVDGREAVQFLVRIKECIENPERLLLEV from the coding sequence ATGGCCGTTGAATTGAAAGTCCCGCCCCTGGGCGAATCCATCACCGAAGCCGTCATCAGCAAGTGGAACAAGAAGCAGGGCGAGAGCGTCGCGGCCGACGAGCCGCTCGTCGTCCTGGAGACGGACAAGGTCACCATCGACGTGCCCGCCCCGGCCGCCGGGGCGCTGCTCAGCCTCGCCTTCAAGGAGGGTGACAAGGTCCGCGTGGGCGAGGTGCTGGGCACCATCGACGCCGCGGGTGCCGCCGCCGCCAAGCCCGCCGCCTCGGCCGCGCCCGCCGCGCCGGCGGCCGAAGCCTCCGCCACGGAGGCCCGCACGACGCCCACCGCCCGCAAGGTGGCGGAGGCCAACAACGTGGACCTGGCCCAGCTCCAGGGCTCCGGCACCGCGGGCCGCATCACCAAGGAGGACGTGCTCGGTCAGATCAACAAGAGCACGCCCGCCCCGGCCCCCTCGGCGCCCCCGGCCCCCTCGGGCCCGCGCGCCAACGCCGCCCGCGAGGAGCGCGTGCGGATGACGCCGCTGCGCAAGCGCGTGGCCGAGCGCCTCATCCAGGCCCAGTCCACCGCCGCCATCCTCACCACCTTCAACGAGGTGGACATGGGCGAGGCGATGGCCCTGCGCAAGAAGTACAACGACAAGTTCCAGGCCAAGCACGGCGTGAAGCTCGGCTTCATGAGCCTCTTCGTGCGCGCCTCCATCGAGGCCCTCAAGACCTTCCCGCAGATCAACGCGGAGATCGACGGCGAGGATGTCGTCTTCAAGAAGTACTACGACATCGGCGTGGCGGTGTCCGGCTCGCGCGGCCTGGTGGTCCCCGTGGTGCGCGACGCGGACACCCTGTCCCTGGCGGATCTGGAGAAGCGCATCGGCGACTACGGCACGCGCGCCCGCAACGACAAGCTCACCCTGGCGGAGCTCCAGGGCGGCACCTTCACCATCTCCAACGGGGGTGTTTTCGGCTCCATGCTGTCCACGCCCATTCTCAACCCGCCGCAGACAGGCATCTTGGGAATGCACAACATCGTTGATCGCGCAGTGGTCAAAGATGGACAGATCGTCGTCCGCCCCATCATGTACGTGGCGCTCTCGTACGATCACCGCCTGGTGGATGGCCGCGAGGCTGTACAATTCCTGGTACGCATCAAGGAGTGCATCGAGAACCCCGAGCGCCTGTTGCTTGAGGTTTGA
- a CDS encoding serine/threonine-protein kinase, with amino-acid sequence METLPLEPVSLLLGTQVGSWRVVGRGGYGSYGMVYRVEQVDHAAAGSFALKLALRPEDPRFEREGELLSRVSHPHVPRLYGQGTWMSPSGAAFPYVVMEWVPGVTLYDWAARPPFSSLQALRLLAQVARALEATHAVGGVHRDVKGNNVLVTSEGARALLMDFGSGCYPGAKRLTWQSGPPGTFQYWSPEALRFQWRFRFQSDAHYEAGPADDVYALGMMVYRLVTGRYPPPLSPEALEAPPGQMPSQARPEKVARVSPELAALIRRMLSEVPSERGSAAEMAQALDHAAETAGRRASRPIAPRKRRGAPVRAAWLGRWRTGVAWLGWGMAVSLGVLQVANEWPGEDGGGGERVEVEQPSVQPTWDAEDGGTAGLAQAALQSAEKAEAPEAERGGISREMPKGPFAGQRKPPCKSYEVEVNGGCWLALQDKRPPCGDETFVWKGRCYWPSVRPPRPETSGWP; translated from the coding sequence ATGGAGACTCTGCCATTAGAGCCTGTTTCCCTGCTGCTCGGGACTCAGGTGGGGTCTTGGCGCGTGGTGGGCCGGGGCGGTTACGGCAGCTATGGCATGGTCTACCGCGTCGAGCAGGTGGACCACGCGGCGGCGGGCTCCTTCGCCCTGAAGCTGGCCCTGCGTCCAGAAGACCCGCGCTTCGAACGGGAGGGCGAATTGCTCTCGCGCGTGAGCCATCCCCACGTGCCTCGGCTGTATGGCCAGGGCACATGGATGTCGCCCAGTGGAGCCGCTTTTCCGTATGTGGTGATGGAGTGGGTGCCGGGCGTGACGCTGTATGACTGGGCTGCGCGTCCCCCGTTCTCATCCCTCCAAGCCCTTCGGTTGCTCGCCCAGGTGGCCCGGGCCTTGGAAGCCACGCATGCGGTGGGTGGGGTGCACCGAGACGTCAAAGGCAACAATGTGCTCGTGACGTCCGAGGGTGCGCGAGCGCTCTTGATGGATTTCGGCTCGGGTTGTTACCCCGGCGCGAAGCGGCTGACGTGGCAGTCGGGCCCTCCAGGCACCTTCCAATACTGGAGCCCGGAAGCGCTGCGCTTTCAGTGGCGGTTCCGGTTCCAGTCCGACGCCCACTATGAAGCAGGCCCGGCCGATGATGTTTATGCGCTGGGCATGATGGTGTATCGCCTCGTCACCGGGAGGTACCCTCCGCCCCTGAGCCCCGAGGCGCTGGAGGCGCCGCCGGGACAGATGCCGTCGCAAGCGCGTCCCGAAAAGGTGGCGCGGGTGAGTCCGGAACTCGCAGCCCTGATTCGCCGGATGCTCTCCGAAGTTCCCTCGGAGCGCGGGAGCGCGGCGGAGATGGCCCAAGCACTGGATCATGCGGCGGAAACGGCGGGGCGCCGGGCCTCCCGTCCCATCGCCCCGAGAAAGAGGCGAGGTGCCCCCGTGAGGGCGGCTTGGCTCGGGCGATGGCGGACCGGGGTGGCGTGGTTGGGGTGGGGCATGGCGGTGTCGCTGGGTGTTCTGCAAGTGGCCAACGAGTGGCCTGGAGAGGACGGCGGAGGAGGGGAGCGAGTGGAAGTGGAACAGCCCTCCGTCCAACCCACGTGGGATGCGGAGGACGGTGGAACCGCCGGGCTTGCGCAAGCCGCGCTTCAGTCGGCGGAGAAGGCCGAAGCGCCTGAAGCCGAGCGAGGCGGCATCTCCCGGGAGATGCCGAAGGGTCCTTTCGCCGGACAGCGGAAGCCCCCGTGCAAAAGCTATGAGGTCGAGGTCAACGGTGGGTGCTGGCTCGCCTTGCAGGACAAACGCCCTCCCTGCGGCGACGAGACTTTTGTGTGGAAGGGGCGCTGCTATTGGCCCTCGGTTCGGCCTCCACGTCCCGAGACTTCCGGCTGGCCGTAG
- a CDS encoding S9 family peptidase: MRQLAAALLLASLPVFAQSPSTPMSDRKMDPFLQQYSETRRFMSGRPVKPRITVDEKTVLFLRAQPQSSTQTLFAFDVATGATKELLTPAVLLKGVEETLSVEEAARRERMRVSARGFTSYDLSEDGERILVGLSGKLYVVERTTGKVVELKTGVGIIDPRFSPDGKQVAYVRDNDVFRVALATNKEQRVTQGGSPEKTHGLAEFVAQEEMSRFSGYWWSPDAKFIAYAESDTSAVEKLTIVDVMHPERGGNVFAYPRPGKNNAVVRLGITPVTGGKTVWVAWDAKAYPYLATVVWQKGGPLTVLVQNRTQTEQQLLSVDARTGKTQVLLTEKDSAWLNLDQDFPRWLEDGSGFLWFTERNGGPEVELRNADGSLARSWVKPEAGFRTLVRFLEKDRTLYFNGDANPTESYVWRVKDGGAPEKLSTGATGPANEMAVTVSKQGGLLVALSQSDTAMPRYHVLRTDGSRVGELPSVAVEPSFTPRVQFFQVGPEGFHASVIRPKDAKPGVKLPVVLKVYAGPTTTVVRHSMAENLLNQWLADKGFLVVKFDGRGTPLRTAAWERQVKYDFATVTLDDQVAALRALAEKVPELDLARVGIEGWSFGGYMAALAVLKRPDVFKAAVSGAPVVDWLDYDTHYTERYLGLPQEHPEAYEKSSLLTYAKDMSKPMRPLLLVHGTADDNVYFFHTLKLSDALFRAGKPHDLLPLSGLTHMVPDPLVTQRQNEWVLGYFQKHLAP; this comes from the coding sequence ATGCGCCAACTTGCCGCCGCGCTCCTGCTCGCGAGCCTTCCCGTTTTCGCCCAGAGCCCTTCGACGCCTATGTCCGACCGGAAGATGGATCCCTTCCTACAGCAGTACTCCGAGACGCGCCGTTTCATGAGTGGCCGTCCCGTCAAGCCGCGCATCACGGTTGACGAGAAGACGGTGCTGTTCCTGCGCGCTCAGCCCCAATCGTCCACGCAGACGCTGTTCGCCTTTGACGTGGCGACGGGGGCCACGAAGGAGCTGCTCACCCCCGCGGTGCTGCTCAAGGGGGTCGAGGAGACGCTCTCCGTGGAGGAGGCCGCCCGGCGCGAGCGCATGCGCGTGAGCGCCCGGGGCTTCACCAGCTATGACCTGTCCGAGGACGGAGAGCGCATCCTGGTGGGGCTCTCCGGCAAGCTCTATGTCGTCGAGCGCACCACCGGCAAGGTGGTGGAGCTGAAGACGGGCGTGGGCATCATCGATCCGCGCTTCTCTCCGGACGGCAAGCAGGTGGCCTATGTGCGGGACAACGATGTGTTCCGCGTCGCGCTGGCCACGAACAAGGAGCAGCGCGTCACCCAGGGCGGCTCGCCCGAGAAGACGCACGGGCTCGCGGAGTTCGTTGCCCAGGAAGAGATGAGCCGCTTCTCCGGCTACTGGTGGAGCCCGGATGCGAAGTTCATCGCCTATGCCGAGTCCGACACGTCGGCCGTGGAGAAGCTCACCATCGTGGACGTAATGCACCCCGAGCGTGGAGGGAACGTGTTCGCGTACCCGCGGCCGGGCAAGAACAACGCCGTGGTGCGGTTGGGCATCACCCCCGTCACCGGGGGCAAGACGGTGTGGGTGGCCTGGGATGCGAAGGCCTACCCGTATCTGGCCACCGTGGTGTGGCAGAAGGGGGGGCCGCTGACGGTGCTGGTGCAGAACCGGACGCAGACGGAGCAGCAGCTGCTCTCCGTGGATGCGCGCACCGGGAAGACGCAGGTCCTCCTCACCGAGAAGGACTCGGCGTGGCTCAACCTGGACCAGGATTTTCCCCGGTGGCTCGAGGATGGCAGCGGCTTTCTCTGGTTCACCGAGCGCAATGGCGGGCCGGAGGTGGAGTTGCGCAACGCGGATGGCAGCCTCGCGCGCTCCTGGGTGAAGCCAGAGGCGGGGTTCCGCACCCTGGTGCGCTTCCTGGAGAAGGACCGCACGCTCTACTTCAACGGCGATGCCAACCCCACCGAATCCTACGTCTGGCGGGTGAAGGACGGCGGGGCGCCCGAGAAGCTCTCCACGGGCGCGACCGGACCCGCCAATGAGATGGCCGTCACCGTCTCCAAGCAGGGCGGGCTGCTCGTGGCCCTCTCCCAGTCGGACACCGCCATGCCGCGCTACCACGTGCTGCGCACGGACGGCTCCCGCGTGGGCGAGCTTCCCTCCGTGGCGGTGGAGCCTTCCTTCACCCCGCGCGTCCAGTTCTTCCAGGTGGGGCCGGAGGGCTTCCATGCCTCCGTCATCCGTCCCAAGGACGCGAAGCCCGGGGTCAAGCTGCCCGTGGTCCTCAAGGTGTACGCGGGCCCCACCACCACCGTGGTTCGCCACAGCATGGCGGAGAACCTGCTCAACCAGTGGTTGGCGGACAAGGGCTTCCTCGTCGTCAAGTTCGACGGCCGGGGCACCCCGCTGCGCACCGCCGCCTGGGAGCGCCAGGTGAAGTATGACTTCGCCACCGTGACGCTGGATGACCAGGTGGCCGCCCTGCGCGCCCTGGCCGAGAAGGTGCCGGAGCTGGACCTGGCGCGCGTGGGCATCGAGGGGTGGAGCTTTGGCGGTTACATGGCCGCGCTCGCCGTGCTCAAGCGGCCGGATGTCTTCAAGGCCGCCGTGTCCGGCGCGCCCGTCGTGGACTGGCTGGACTACGACACCCACTACACCGAGCGCTACCTGGGGCTGCCCCAGGAGCACCCCGAGGCCTACGAGAAGAGCTCGCTGCTCACCTACGCGAAGGACATGAGCAAACCCATGCGTCCGCTGCTGCTCGTGCACGGCACCGCGGATGACAACGTCTACTTCTTCCACACCCTCAAGCTCTCGGATGCGCTGTTCCGGGCGGGCAAGCCGCATGACTTGCTGCCGCTCAGCGGGTTGACGCACATGGTGCCGGATCCGCTCGTCACCCAGCGCCAGAACGAGTGGGTGCTGGGCTACTTCCAGAAGCACCTGGCGCCGTGA